One segment of Deinococcus arcticus DNA contains the following:
- a CDS encoding cytochrome b has translation MNQWLDDRLHISRLNDKFLRKAFPVHHSFFLGEITLFSLIVLIITGILLALSYEPSNSPVVNSFDPGTRAEPNMIPAAYHSALKINAMPFGDMLRRIHHWMANIMVAAAVIHMMRVYFTGAFKKPREINWWIGMLLLIFAALTAVTGYILPYDNYAYNTVSVIYAIVKSVPWVGDWLAQAAFAGRFPGEGIIPRIYGYHIMLLPGILLALTGAHMLIMIKQKHTQPQYAKRIAYKKIVGVPLSTQQTPIMLLLVLLFTGLVVLFSAFIPVHPIEHYGPPSAQPISGIKPDWYLLWVFGALAIIPGFELEVLGGIISAEFVGAMVFPGLIIGAMFAVPMLDRAKDNQYYAENPTNHPVRLAAGVAFMAMMIVLSVAGYKVELVQSGLLPEASANTILWILTIGVPLVSYFATLGIVRGIRALREADERDALAHAHADD, from the coding sequence ATGAACCAGTGGCTGGATGATCGTCTGCATATCTCGCGCCTGAACGACAAGTTCCTGCGCAAAGCCTTCCCCGTGCATCACTCGTTCTTTCTGGGTGAGATCACGCTGTTCAGTCTGATCGTCCTGATTATCACCGGTATCTTGCTGGCGCTGTCTTATGAGCCGAGCAACTCTCCAGTGGTAAATTCATTCGACCCAGGCACGCGGGCAGAGCCCAACATGATTCCAGCGGCCTACCACTCTGCGCTGAAAATCAACGCGATGCCCTTTGGTGACATGTTGCGCCGCATTCACCACTGGATGGCAAACATCATGGTGGCGGCGGCCGTGATTCACATGATGCGCGTGTACTTCACAGGTGCATTCAAGAAGCCCCGCGAAATCAACTGGTGGATTGGCATGCTGCTGCTGATCTTTGCCGCCCTGACCGCTGTGACTGGCTACATCCTGCCCTATGACAACTACGCCTACAACACGGTAAGCGTGATTTACGCCATCGTGAAATCTGTGCCCTGGGTGGGCGACTGGCTGGCGCAGGCAGCCTTCGCGGGTCGTTTTCCGGGCGAGGGCATCATCCCCCGTATTTATGGCTACCACATCATGCTGCTACCTGGCATTCTGCTGGCCCTGACGGGTGCCCACATGCTGATCATGATCAAGCAGAAGCACACCCAGCCGCAGTACGCCAAGCGCATTGCCTACAAGAAGATTGTAGGGGTGCCACTGAGCACGCAGCAAACGCCCATCATGCTGCTGCTGGTCCTGCTGTTCACGGGCCTGGTCGTGCTGTTCTCGGCCTTTATTCCCGTGCATCCTATTGAGCACTACGGGCCGCCCAGCGCACAGCCCATCAGTGGCATCAAGCCTGACTGGTATCTGCTGTGGGTGTTCGGCGCTCTGGCCATTATTCCTGGCTTCGAGTTGGAAGTTCTGGGCGGCATTATCAGCGCCGAATTCGTGGGCGCCATGGTCTTCCCGGGCCTGATTATTGGCGCCATGTTCGCGGTACCCATGCTGGACCGCGCCAAGGATAACCAGTACTACGCCGAGAACCCCACCAACCACCCGGTGCGGCTGGCAGCTGGCGTGGCATTCATGGCCATGATGATCGTGCTGTCAGTGGCCGGTTATAAGGTGGAACTGGTTCAGAGTGGCCTGCTGCCTGAAGCCAGCGCCAACACGATCCTCTGGATTCTGACCATCGGCGTACCGCTCGTGAGCTACTTCGCTACCCTGGGCATCGTGCGCGGCATCCGTGCCCTGCGCGAAGCCGACGAGCGTGACGCACTGGCCCACGCCCACGCGGACGACTGA
- a CDS encoding DdrH, with amino-acid sequence MTNPYAEWFEQLRSEYGEQLRAMPLPDGLPEHLRQLISAHDEDAIQFMIKLAWQFGAQVGYAAGSREGVSPALKINPNRVEA; translated from the coding sequence ATGACGAACCCCTACGCCGAGTGGTTCGAGCAGCTCCGCAGCGAATACGGGGAGCAGCTCCGCGCCATGCCCCTCCCCGACGGTCTGCCCGAGCATCTGCGCCAGCTGATCAGCGCGCACGACGAGGACGCCATTCAGTTCATGATCAAGCTGGCGTGGCAATTCGGCGCCCAGGTCGGTTACGCCGCTGGCAGCCGTGAAGGCGTGTCGCCGGCCCTCAAGATCAACCCCAACCGCGTTGAGGCTTAA
- a CDS encoding c-type cytochrome produces MERNDAVMPWVAIVCAAIMWIILLFLFNKETAPKPVTIDPAAAAKISQEWPTVGKDVYSNGSCAGCHGAEGQGGLGPALAGNTKIVKDPAYVYNVIVKGKGTMPAQTQLNESQVFAVANYVLNSWGNKIEEPLTPAVIQASQSKIDPAVLKNRSRFVPEDLKLPEIFLATFVMVLLTYGLIGLYSVWAEGQELHPGIHKVRSTPLATLGIITTLGLTVLFSILFVRQMITDFAGWAAKEPVMPNVTMEGFYAAMILLMLAASIALYKKFFMDGEVLVEDASGEFPW; encoded by the coding sequence GTGGAAAGAAACGACGCTGTCATGCCCTGGGTCGCCATCGTCTGTGCGGCCATTATGTGGATTATCCTGCTGTTCTTGTTCAACAAGGAAACAGCGCCCAAGCCGGTGACGATTGACCCGGCGGCGGCAGCCAAGATCAGTCAGGAGTGGCCGACTGTCGGTAAAGATGTTTATAGCAACGGTTCTTGTGCTGGGTGCCACGGCGCAGAGGGCCAAGGTGGGTTGGGCCCAGCTCTGGCAGGAAATACCAAGATCGTCAAGGACCCGGCTTACGTCTACAACGTCATCGTGAAGGGCAAAGGCACAATGCCCGCGCAGACTCAGCTGAATGAAAGTCAGGTCTTTGCGGTGGCCAACTACGTCCTGAACTCCTGGGGCAACAAGATTGAGGAGCCGCTGACCCCCGCAGTTATCCAGGCCAGCCAGAGCAAGATTGACCCGGCGGTCCTGAAAAATCGCAGCCGCTTCGTTCCCGAGGATCTGAAGTTGCCCGAGATCTTCCTGGCCACCTTCGTCATGGTGTTGCTGACGTATGGCCTGATCGGGCTGTACAGCGTGTGGGCTGAAGGGCAGGAACTGCACCCCGGCATTCACAAGGTCCGTTCCACGCCCCTGGCAACCCTGGGCATCATCACGACCCTGGGCCTGACCGTACTGTTCAGCATTCTGTTCGTGCGCCAGATGATCACCGACTTTGCGGGCTGGGCGGCCAAGGAACCCGTGATGCCCAATGTCACGATGGAAGGCTTCTACGCGGCCATGATCCTGCTGATGCTGGCGGCCAGCATCGCGCTGTACAAGAAGTTCTTCATGGACGGCGAAGTGCTCGTTGAAGACGCCAGCGGCGAATTCCCCTGGTAA
- a CDS encoding HesB/IscA family protein: protein MTATTTPEHTGSVPAHDISISEFGAQKALSILASSGKENAGVRVFIKSGGCSGYQYGMAIDDRELDGDTIVYDRGVKLLVDRMSLPLLRGSEVDFVENMMGGGFTVNNPNATSACGCGSSFRTDGSQSPDSEGSSGCGSH from the coding sequence ATGACGGCGACCACTACTCCCGAACACACCGGCAGCGTGCCTGCCCATGACATCAGCATCAGCGAATTTGGTGCGCAAAAGGCCCTGAGCATCCTGGCCAGCAGCGGCAAGGAAAACGCGGGCGTGCGCGTGTTTATCAAGAGCGGCGGTTGCAGCGGCTATCAGTACGGCATGGCCATTGATGACCGCGAGCTGGACGGCGACACCATCGTGTACGACCGGGGTGTGAAGCTGCTGGTTGACCGCATGAGCCTGCCCCTCCTGCGCGGCAGCGAGGTGGATTTCGTGGAGAACATGATGGGCGGTGGCTTCACCGTGAACAACCCCAACGCCACGTCGGCCTGCGGTTGCGGCTCCTCGTTCCGTACCGACGGCAGTCAGTCGCCTGACAGCGAGGGCAGCAGCGGCTGCGGCAGCCACTAA
- a CDS encoding response regulator transcription factor, with translation MIRVLLVDDHALFRQGLRSLLESEGMRVIGEAANGREAIRYAADTHPDVILMDIQMPDLDGVKATQSILEIDPQARVIMITMYRQDRYVFEAVKAGARGYVLKDADATTLLDVIRRVAAGEALLDADMAQNVLDDFRDKREELPSEKHADLNERETMILKLLAQGFSNQDIALRLDISEKTVRNRLSEIFTKLQLNNRTQAALYAIREGIANLE, from the coding sequence ATGATTCGCGTTCTGCTCGTGGATGACCACGCGCTGTTCCGCCAGGGACTGCGCAGCCTGCTTGAAAGCGAGGGCATGCGCGTGATTGGCGAAGCCGCCAATGGCCGCGAGGCCATCCGCTACGCCGCCGACACCCACCCCGACGTGATCCTGATGGACATTCAGATGCCCGATCTGGACGGCGTGAAAGCCACCCAGAGCATTCTGGAAATTGACCCGCAGGCCCGGGTCATCATGATCACCATGTACCGCCAGGACCGCTATGTGTTCGAGGCAGTCAAGGCTGGCGCGCGCGGCTACGTGCTCAAGGACGCCGACGCCACCACCCTGCTGGACGTGATTCGCCGGGTGGCGGCCGGCGAGGCGCTCCTGGACGCCGACATGGCCCAGAACGTGCTCGACGACTTCCGCGACAAGCGCGAGGAGTTGCCCAGCGAGAAGCACGCCGACCTGAACGAGCGTGAAACCATGATCCTCAAGCTGCTGGCCCAGGGCTTTTCCAACCAGGACATCGCCCTGCGCCTGGACATCAGCGAGAAGACGGTGCGCAACCGCCTCTCGGAAATCTTTACCAAGCTGCAGCTGAACAACCGCACCCAGGCGGCGCTGTACGCCATTCGCGAGGGCATTGCCAACCTTGAGTAG
- a CDS encoding serine hydrolase — protein MAGGLTVLGGLAAFHERLRGAGFPGRVGLRVCALDGTELVATGADEVFPAASTIKVPLLVMALQAAQTGRLPLHGRVTMTAEDRAGGAGVLHELAPGLALTWQDVLTLMIVVSDNTATNMVIEALGLEAVNDWLAAHGLGGTRLVGPLQRPPHLQNEAQRRGERNATTARDQTEVLRALVAGEWLDPTHTALALSILERQQYRDLIGRRLPRDEEGQLRFRVASKSGELLGVRHDVGVLWTPRPLLVALLSRDGGDPREHPENRDVLALAAALWPLLAELGQVGSGGDI, from the coding sequence GTGGCCGGAGGACTGACTGTGCTGGGTGGGCTGGCGGCCTTCCACGAGCGGCTGCGTGGGGCCGGTTTTCCCGGCCGCGTGGGGCTGCGGGTCTGTGCCCTGGACGGCACTGAACTGGTGGCCACCGGGGCCGACGAGGTGTTTCCGGCCGCCAGCACCATCAAGGTGCCCCTCTTGGTGATGGCGCTGCAGGCGGCGCAGACCGGCCGGCTGCCCCTGCATGGCCGCGTGACCATGACGGCCGAAGACCGCGCCGGGGGCGCCGGGGTGCTGCACGAACTGGCCCCGGGCCTCGCCCTCACGTGGCAGGACGTGCTGACCCTGATGATCGTAGTGAGCGACAACACCGCCACGAATATGGTGATTGAAGCGCTGGGACTGGAGGCGGTGAACGACTGGCTGGCCGCCCACGGCCTGGGCGGCACCCGACTGGTGGGCCCCTTGCAGCGCCCGCCGCACCTGCAGAACGAGGCCCAGCGCCGGGGCGAGCGTAATGCCACCACCGCCCGCGACCAGACCGAGGTGCTGCGCGCCCTGGTGGCGGGCGAGTGGCTGGACCCCACACACACGGCGCTGGCCCTGAGCATTCTGGAGCGCCAGCAGTACCGCGACCTGATTGGCCGCCGCCTTCCGCGCGATGAGGAAGGCCAGCTGCGCTTCCGCGTGGCCAGCAAGAGCGGCGAATTGCTGGGTGTTCGCCACGATGTGGGCGTGCTCTGGACCCCCCGGCCCCTCCTGGTGGCCCTGCTGTCCCGGGACGGCGGCGACCCCCGCGAACACCCGGAAAACCGCGATGTCCTGGCCCTGGCCGCCGCCCTGTGGCCCCTGCTGGCCGAACTGGGGCAGGTGGGGTCAGGGGGGGACATTTAA
- a CDS encoding ubiquinol-cytochrome c reductase iron-sulfur subunit — MTRYKKQDPEMTRRRFVNAAMGGAAAVGTLGLVSALGGAKPVLRITPDKAPPRAGDILVHATAAKEGQIIRPSEITDRVIQAWPMGKDQDGNDVIRKAEPNNLVGVQRFRKDSFKVPGEGEHVELKLEGIAEDGIVVYSNKCTHAGCSPENYAKDTSKLFCSCHSGLYDPLQGCKVIGGPPPRAMPQLPIKVEGDRLVVTETFVSAPFGFLNNLDWETYLQRVKEILG; from the coding sequence ATGACCCGTTACAAGAAACAAGACCCGGAAATGACGCGCCGCCGCTTCGTAAACGCGGCCATGGGTGGGGCGGCCGCTGTGGGCACGCTAGGCCTAGTGAGTGCCCTGGGCGGTGCCAAACCTGTCTTACGTATCACGCCAGACAAGGCGCCGCCGCGTGCCGGCGACATCCTGGTGCATGCCACAGCGGCCAAGGAGGGGCAGATTATCCGCCCTTCGGAGATTACCGACCGGGTGATTCAGGCTTGGCCCATGGGCAAAGACCAAGATGGTAATGATGTCATTCGAAAGGCCGAGCCCAACAATCTGGTAGGGGTTCAGCGGTTTCGCAAGGACAGCTTCAAGGTGCCGGGAGAAGGCGAGCACGTTGAACTCAAGCTGGAAGGGATCGCGGAAGACGGCATCGTCGTGTATTCCAACAAATGCACCCATGCTGGTTGCAGCCCGGAAAACTATGCCAAAGACACCAGCAAGCTGTTCTGCAGCTGCCACTCTGGGCTTTACGATCCTCTGCAGGGTTGCAAGGTGATAGGTGGGCCACCTCCCCGCGCCATGCCACAGTTGCCGATCAAGGTAGAGGGCGACCGACTCGTGGTCACTGAAACCTTTGTGTCTGCACCGTTCGGCTTTCTGAATAACTTGGACTGGGAAACATATCTGCAGCGGGTGAAGGAGATCTTGGGATGA
- a CDS encoding DMT family transporter has product MSARARGALLLLLVTCLWGSTFAVVKTLGESLSAPLLIAWRFSIAAVALLPLLLWRPRTPRTLPVPAHPLWRDGLMLGAWLIAGYGTQTIALQTTTANRAAFFTALSVVLVPLWLALAQRRRLPLTLWAALPLAVAGLGLLSWEGGAWVVGDAWALACAVTYAGFIVALEGTAHRHAALPFTAAQVLSVTGLAWGWALLSAPATVLPPPDAWAPLLYLGVAATAVTTLLQTVGQRHVSAAEASLIYALEPVTATAFSYALLREQVGLRGALGGVLVVVATVLSQRATPHAETPAPQAEEPQAG; this is encoded by the coding sequence ATGTCTGCCCGTGCGCGCGGCGCGCTGCTTCTGCTGCTGGTCACCTGCCTGTGGGGCAGCACGTTCGCTGTGGTCAAGACGCTGGGCGAGAGCCTGAGCGCGCCGCTGCTGATCGCGTGGCGCTTTTCCATTGCGGCCGTGGCCCTGCTGCCACTGCTGCTGTGGCGCCCGCGTACGCCCCGGACCCTGCCAGTCCCCGCCCACCCCCTGTGGCGCGACGGTCTGATGCTGGGCGCGTGGCTGATTGCGGGTTACGGCACCCAGACCATCGCCCTGCAGACCACCACCGCCAACCGCGCAGCCTTTTTCACGGCCCTGAGCGTGGTGCTGGTGCCGCTGTGGCTGGCCCTGGCCCAGCGCCGCCGCCTGCCGCTGACCCTGTGGGCGGCGCTGCCGCTGGCGGTGGCGGGGCTGGGCCTGCTGTCCTGGGAGGGCGGCGCCTGGGTGGTGGGCGACGCCTGGGCGCTGGCCTGCGCCGTCACCTACGCCGGGTTCATCGTGGCGCTGGAGGGCACGGCGCACCGCCACGCGGCCCTGCCCTTCACGGCCGCGCAGGTGCTCAGCGTGACAGGCCTGGCCTGGGGGTGGGCGCTGCTGAGCGCCCCGGCCACCGTGCTGCCGCCCCCCGACGCCTGGGCGCCGCTGCTGTACCTGGGCGTGGCCGCCACAGCGGTCACCACCCTGCTGCAAACGGTGGGCCAGCGCCACGTCAGCGCCGCCGAGGCCAGCCTGATCTACGCCCTGGAACCGGTGACCGCCACCGCCTTCAGTTACGCGCTGCTGCGCGAGCAGGTGGGGCTGCGCGGGGCCCTGGGGGGCGTGCTGGTGGTGGTTGCCACGGTGCTCAGCCAGCGCGCCACGCCCCACGCCGAAACACCTGCGCCCCAGGCTGAGGAGCCCCAGGCCGGGTGA